From a single Calothrix sp. NIES-2098 genomic region:
- a CDS encoding group 1 glycosyl transferase: protein MRKLYFLVPGTHGTFACGGLWAELKTLNLAQQICSADVVTYRQREPDKLFLDDLLKQQNLDDVIFVISWGFEVAKLAARLEKYHVVYHAHSAGYKFRLPASVPIITVSRNTMGYWGQQAPNSLIYYLPNQISNEFQNLHLKRDIDVLVQARKSSEYLMQILIPELHKKCNVFVVNSYVEDLPGLFNRAKIYLYDSAEYWAQAGVSEGFGLQPMEALACGCQVFSSVNGGLSDYLDPGFNCHKIAGYSKEFDIQRILKVLTSPINVTLPEQFFAEYRYENIIKRFQVILSELNEFFDCKIQQPQNIPDLTKLRLAKLLTQSTYTKVRKKYFRG from the coding sequence ATGAGAAAGCTTTATTTCTTAGTTCCAGGAACACATGGTACATTTGCTTGTGGTGGTCTTTGGGCAGAGTTAAAAACACTTAACTTGGCTCAACAGATTTGTAGTGCTGATGTGGTTACATACCGTCAACGAGAACCAGATAAACTTTTTCTAGACGATTTGCTCAAACAGCAAAACTTAGATGATGTAATTTTTGTCATCAGTTGGGGATTTGAGGTTGCTAAACTAGCAGCTAGGCTTGAGAAATATCACGTTGTCTACCATGCTCACAGCGCAGGTTACAAATTCCGATTGCCAGCTAGCGTTCCCATCATCACTGTGAGCCGCAATACAATGGGTTATTGGGGACAACAAGCTCCCAACTCTTTAATTTATTATTTACCCAATCAAATTAGTAACGAATTTCAAAATTTACATCTAAAGCGAGATATTGATGTTTTAGTTCAGGCAAGAAAATCTTCAGAATATTTAATGCAAATATTGATTCCCGAATTACATAAAAAATGTAATGTATTTGTTGTGAATTCCTATGTTGAAGATTTACCTGGGCTATTCAATCGCGCTAAGATTTATCTTTACGATTCTGCGGAATATTGGGCACAAGCAGGTGTAAGTGAAGGCTTTGGACTACAACCAATGGAAGCGCTTGCCTGTGGCTGTCAGGTATTTTCTAGTGTCAATGGAGGATTATCGGATTACTTAGATCCGGGATTTAATTGCCATAAAATAGCTGGATACTCTAAAGAGTTTGATATTCAACGTATTTTGAAAGTATTGACATCTCCAATAAATGTGACATTACCCGAACAGTTTTTTGCAGAGTACCGATACGAAAATATTATTAAGCGTTTCCAAGTTATTCTAAGCGAATTAAACGAATTTTTCGATTGTAAAATTCAGCAGCCACAAAATATCCCAGATTTAACAAAATTACGTCTTGCTAAGTTACTCACACAGAGTACATACACTAAAGTACGCAAGAAATATTTTCGGGGATAG
- a CDS encoding glycosyl transferase family protein, whose product MQERSFIWGHLGTKHRTVDKLIDGIWLIVLLVAAVLLFSINLGGVPLRDWDEGTVAQVAREIWRSPAGSLGWLYPTLGGEPYPHKPPLMHLLIAWAYHLGGVNEWTTRIPGAILTACSVPLLYCLGREIFRQRWVAIYSALIYLTMLPVVRHGRLAMLDGATVSFLMVMMLCVLRSRRDLRYCLGIGIGLGLICLTQGIFGILLGAIAIVFLYWDTPRLLTCYYLWIAIFLGILPVLCWYGAQLLHYGHTFLQMAFINPSINRTGIATKDNFQLSWYYIKEILMYAWPWLLFLPHSLRLTWENRNLSWARLVLVWGAVYLLIVSCIGSKLLWYLFPIYPSLALALGAQITETENLPLLTAYPKSWVAGLAVLALAASAASIFFSSGATPKTDLQVIFVAVALTMTLAAIYAERGDGQFLKILFWGIYISLLLLMKSNYWVWELGDAYPVKPVASMIVQANPAVKKIYTSFPYSRPSLDFYSDRTIIPASFGELQYYWHYNGQPYFLVNASAYQSLHLDSIKLIGQAGGWKLITKDINRL is encoded by the coding sequence ATGCAAGAAAGAAGCTTTATTTGGGGTCATCTAGGAACAAAACATCGCACAGTTGATAAATTGATTGATGGGATATGGCTAATTGTCTTGCTCGTGGCAGCAGTGTTACTGTTTAGCATCAATCTGGGAGGAGTACCACTGCGCGATTGGGATGAAGGTACTGTGGCACAAGTCGCCCGTGAAATTTGGCGATCGCCAGCAGGTTCTTTGGGTTGGCTGTACCCTACTTTAGGCGGCGAACCTTATCCTCATAAGCCGCCTTTAATGCATTTGCTAATTGCTTGGGCTTACCACCTGGGAGGTGTTAATGAATGGACAACCCGCATACCAGGAGCAATTTTAACAGCTTGTTCCGTACCTTTACTGTATTGCTTGGGGAGAGAAATATTTCGCCAACGTTGGGTAGCTATTTATAGCGCGCTGATTTACCTGACAATGCTACCAGTGGTACGTCACGGGCGATTGGCAATGCTGGATGGCGCAACAGTCAGTTTTCTGATGGTGATGATGTTGTGTGTCTTGCGATCGCGCCGAGATTTGCGTTACTGTTTGGGCATTGGCATCGGTTTGGGCTTAATTTGCCTAACTCAAGGAATATTTGGCATCTTGCTAGGTGCGATCGCAATTGTATTTCTTTATTGGGATACACCCCGACTGCTTACTTGTTACTATCTGTGGATAGCAATCTTTCTTGGCATTTTACCAGTGCTTTGTTGGTATGGTGCCCAGCTATTGCACTATGGCCATACTTTCCTGCAAATGGCTTTTATCAATCCATCCATCAACCGCACTGGGATAGCGACAAAGGATAATTTCCAATTATCCTGGTACTATATCAAAGAAATTTTGATGTATGCATGGCCTTGGCTCTTATTTTTACCCCATAGCTTACGCTTAACCTGGGAAAATCGCAATCTTAGCTGGGCAAGACTGGTATTGGTTTGGGGTGCTGTATATCTGCTGATAGTTTCTTGCATAGGTAGCAAACTTCTCTGGTATTTATTCCCCATTTACCCAAGCTTGGCTTTAGCTTTAGGTGCGCAAATTACCGAGACCGAAAATTTACCTTTACTCACAGCCTATCCCAAATCTTGGGTAGCTGGTTTGGCAGTACTGGCTTTAGCGGCTTCGGCTGCAAGCATTTTTTTTAGTTCCGGCGCAACGCCTAAAACAGACTTACAGGTAATTTTTGTGGCGGTTGCTTTAACTATGACTTTAGCAGCAATCTACGCCGAGCGAGGCGATGGGCAATTCCTGAAGATTCTGTTTTGGGGAATTTATATTTCGCTGCTGCTGTTGATGAAATCTAACTACTGGGTTTGGGAATTAGGGGATGCTTATCCAGTTAAACCAGTTGCCAGTATGATAGTGCAGGCAAATCCAGCAGTCAAAAAGATTTACACCTCTTTTCCCTACAGTCGTCCTTCTTTAGATTTTTATAGCGATCGCACGATTATTCCAGCTTCTTTTGGGGAACTGCAATACTATTGGCACTACAACGGACAACCCTATTTTCTCGTGAATGCGTCAGCTTATCAAAGTCTTCACCTAGATTCGATTAAGCTCATTGGCCAAGCTGGAGGTTGGAAACTCATTACCAAGGATATCAATCGTTTGTGA
- a CDS encoding peptide methionine sulfoxide reductase: MALFGFGKKTVIPTPEQALPGRAEPMRVPAKHYVNGHSLKPPFPEGLEKAIFGLGCFWGAERKFWQLNGVYTTAVGYAAGFTPNPTYQEVCTGLTGHNEVVLVVFDPKVISYSQLLKVFWESHNPTQGMRQGNDVGTQYRSGIYVYSENQRQLAEASLEAYQQALTDAGYGKITTEILDAPEFYYAEDYHQQYLAKNPSGYCGLGGTNVSCPVGIVESQVSG, translated from the coding sequence ATGGCATTATTTGGATTTGGCAAAAAAACAGTAATACCCACCCCTGAGCAAGCCTTACCAGGAAGAGCAGAACCAATGCGAGTTCCTGCTAAACACTATGTTAACGGTCATTCGCTAAAACCTCCTTTTCCTGAAGGATTAGAAAAAGCTATATTTGGTTTAGGCTGTTTTTGGGGTGCAGAACGCAAATTCTGGCAACTTAATGGAGTTTACACTACCGCAGTAGGCTACGCTGCCGGATTCACGCCCAACCCCACATACCAAGAGGTATGTACTGGCTTAACAGGCCATAACGAGGTGGTATTGGTGGTATTCGATCCCAAAGTTATTAGTTATTCCCAACTGCTGAAAGTTTTTTGGGAAAGCCATAACCCCACACAAGGTATGCGCCAAGGTAATGATGTTGGTACTCAATACCGTTCAGGAATTTACGTGTATTCTGAAAATCAACGCCAGCTAGCAGAAGCATCGCTAGAAGCCTATCAGCAAGCCCTAACAGATGCAGGCTACGGAAAAATCACCACAGAAATCTTGGATGCACCTGAGTTTTACTACGCTGAAGATTATCATCAACAGTACCTTGCCAAAAACCCCAGTGGTTATTGCGGCTTAGGCGGAACAAATGTTTCTTGTCCGGTGGGAATAGTTGAATCACAAGTGAGTGGTTAA
- a CDS encoding putative aminopeptidase: MTPLKRKQTNSWLNAALMAVIVTLPTACAVQPNRLNNIVESLPKAEAQEGASNNAIYADVQALVNLGPRVAGTPVMEKASAYLINQYRQAGYVAEVQTFNYEKFLDLGSNLIINGATIEGRALNGTMPGKLNAPMVAVPNFGRPEDFAKVNVKGAIAIVQRGEIRFAQKANNAAAAGAIGLVIVNNKPDNLTGAGLGESVKIPVLGISGDRGNPLLQQTAPVNVNLNVNAQQQVVTGRNVIAHLPGVTQPKLILGGHYDSVQGSPGANDNASGTAVVLGIARNLANTDLARQAWFIAFDGEEDGLHGSRAFVDNAKPEFLSGLKGMMNFDMVGVNNELLIGGTSSLTAIAQNVDSDIKTLGSYGYGGSDHASFANKEVPILFFYRGQEPNYHSPNDKTVDPKLLNEATQVGLGIVKQLLQAK; this comes from the coding sequence ATGACTCCCTTAAAGAGAAAGCAAACAAATTCTTGGTTAAATGCGGCGCTAATGGCTGTGATAGTTACACTACCGACAGCTTGTGCTGTACAACCAAATCGCTTAAATAATATTGTGGAATCTCTGCCCAAAGCTGAGGCGCAAGAAGGCGCTAGCAATAATGCAATTTATGCAGATGTGCAAGCTTTGGTAAATCTCGGCCCGCGAGTAGCTGGTACGCCAGTTATGGAAAAAGCCAGCGCCTATCTCATAAATCAGTACCGTCAGGCGGGTTATGTTGCTGAAGTTCAGACTTTTAATTACGAAAAGTTTCTCGACTTAGGCTCAAACCTCATCATCAACGGTGCAACTATTGAAGGTAGGGCGCTTAATGGCACAATGCCGGGAAAGTTAAATGCACCAATGGTAGCAGTTCCTAATTTTGGGCGACCAGAAGACTTTGCTAAGGTGAATGTCAAAGGCGCGATCGCAATTGTCCAGCGTGGTGAAATTCGCTTTGCTCAAAAAGCTAACAACGCTGCGGCGGCTGGGGCGATTGGTTTGGTAATTGTCAATAACAAGCCAGATAATTTAACAGGTGCGGGATTGGGCGAGTCAGTGAAAATTCCTGTTTTAGGAATTTCCGGCGATCGCGGTAATCCTTTACTTCAGCAAACTGCACCAGTTAATGTCAACTTGAATGTTAACGCTCAACAGCAGGTAGTTACCGGACGGAATGTGATTGCGCATTTACCAGGAGTAACGCAGCCAAAACTGATACTTGGCGGACATTACGACTCCGTGCAAGGTTCCCCTGGCGCAAACGATAACGCTTCTGGGACAGCCGTTGTCTTAGGAATTGCGCGTAATTTAGCGAACACCGATCTCGCTCGTCAAGCTTGGTTTATCGCTTTTGATGGCGAGGAAGACGGGTTACATGGATCGCGGGCGTTTGTGGATAATGCCAAACCAGAGTTCCTTTCTGGCTTGAAAGGGATGATGAATTTTGACATGGTTGGCGTGAACAACGAGCTGTTAATTGGTGGTACATCCTCGTTAACTGCGATCGCTCAAAATGTGGATTCAGATATCAAAACCCTAGGTTCCTATGGCTATGGCGGTAGCGACCATGCATCATTTGCTAACAAAGAAGTGCCAATTCTATTTTTCTATCGAGGTCAGGAACCGAATTATCACAGCCCGAACGATAAAACAGTAGATCCAAAACTGCTGAATGAAGCTACTCAAGTAGGGTTAGGTATCGTCAAGCAATTACTGCAAGCTAAGTAA
- a CDS encoding glyoxalase/bleomycin resistance protein/dioxygenase, which produces MDENPDAISLVVEIRQNLNNRDRISQTMQITNSLHTAILVTDLERSQHFYGTVLGLTKIDRTLKYPGAWYQVGNYQIHLIVAPSSPTDNQNEKWGRNPHVAFSVANLEIAKQELLDRNFPIQASASGRPALFTKDPDGNIIELSQQ; this is translated from the coding sequence ATGGACGAAAATCCTGATGCCATTTCCCTGGTGGTGGAAATACGCCAAAATTTAAATAACCGCGATCGCATCTCACAGACAATGCAAATTACCAACAGTCTTCATACCGCCATTCTCGTTACCGACCTCGAACGCTCACAACACTTTTATGGCACAGTATTAGGGCTAACCAAAATCGATCGCACCCTCAAATACCCTGGTGCATGGTATCAAGTCGGTAACTATCAAATTCATCTGATCGTTGCACCATCCTCTCCTACAGACAACCAAAACGAAAAATGGGGACGCAATCCTCATGTTGCTTTTAGCGTTGCTAACTTAGAAATCGCTAAACAAGAGTTACTCGATCGCAATTTCCCTATCCAAGCCAGCGCCTCTGGTCGCCCCGCCCTCTTCACCAAAGACCCGGATGGGAATATTATCGAATTGAGTCAGCAGTGA
- a CDS encoding ribokinase-like domain-containing protein has product MSNPRVLCLGEILFDCLADQLGLKLEEVKSWTPYPGGAPANVACALVKLGTPAGFIGAVGEDEPGNQLIKVLQEVGVDTTGVQRHSTAPTRQVYVTRDLAGDRTFAGFGKYNTTEFADTRLQAEKLPNSLFQEADFLVLGTLELAYPESEKAIHRALELAEYYDLKILLDVNWRPVFWQDTNIARQKIAEILKRVDFVKLSKEEAEWLFDTKDAGAITYRLDSVEGVLVTDGENGCVYCLAENEGKLPSFSIPVVDTTGAGDSFLAGFIYQVLQHGIQSLGKAEIAKNIVTYASAVGALTTIKPGAIASQPTAAEVDAFLASHQL; this is encoded by the coding sequence ATGAGCAATCCCCGTGTTTTGTGTCTCGGTGAAATTTTGTTTGATTGTTTAGCCGATCAATTGGGGCTAAAGCTAGAAGAAGTTAAGTCCTGGACTCCTTACCCAGGAGGAGCACCAGCTAACGTAGCCTGTGCTTTAGTAAAGCTAGGGACGCCAGCAGGTTTTATTGGAGCTGTTGGTGAGGATGAACCAGGAAATCAATTAATCAAGGTGTTACAAGAAGTAGGTGTAGACACAACAGGAGTGCAACGCCATTCGACAGCACCAACGCGACAAGTTTATGTGACGAGGGATCTAGCAGGCGATCGCACTTTTGCAGGATTCGGCAAGTATAATACCACTGAATTTGCCGATACGCGTCTGCAAGCAGAAAAATTACCAAATTCCTTATTTCAAGAGGCGGATTTTTTAGTTTTAGGTACTTTGGAATTAGCTTATCCAGAAAGTGAAAAAGCCATTCACCGCGCCCTAGAATTAGCAGAATATTACGATCTGAAGATTTTGCTAGATGTGAATTGGCGTCCTGTATTTTGGCAAGATACCAATATTGCGCGACAAAAAATTGCAGAAATTTTGAAGCGAGTCGATTTTGTCAAACTCTCCAAAGAAGAAGCGGAGTGGTTATTCGATACAAAAGATGCAGGCGCAATTACTTATCGCTTAGATTCAGTTGAAGGAGTGCTGGTGACAGACGGAGAAAACGGTTGCGTCTATTGTCTGGCTGAGAATGAAGGCAAATTACCTTCATTTTCTATACCAGTGGTAGATACAACAGGTGCGGGAGATAGCTTTTTGGCAGGCTTTATTTACCAAGTACTTCAGCATGGTATTCAAAGCTTGGGGAAAGCCGAAATAGCCAAAAACATTGTCACCTATGCTAGCGCTGTAGGTGCTTTGACTACGATTAAACCAGGAGCGATCGCCTCCCAACCAACGGCGGCGGAAGTTGACGCTTTTCTCGCTTCTCATCAACTGTAA
- a CDS encoding integral membrane sensor signal transduction histidine kinase, whose protein sequence is MFAFNRSRRNLTYLFALSMGSILIVFAAIAYYLGVENQLQVFDEELYSTSKAIVANTQRRLDAKRWQVKKDDAPILSDVLPLNGKLLYVRWYNSQKQLVKYNGEKIPIKLNFTSGFQTIQINHSSKIWLRELTLPVIQNNLVIGYLQIAAPLTPLRDSLNRARLFLTIGVPVTLGLIGITGWFLGGLAMRPTRRAYEQLQRFTADASHELRAPVAAVLSNAQVALMPPEDELEQRFRLENIEEIAKSMSTLISNLLFLARHEGPLDITALKSIDLVELLRSLLESYQPQAAAQNLSLESHLPQQPLYVKADGELLKQAIVNLLANAFKYTPDGGTVKLRLFSRSHRAVIQVEDNGIGIPSEDLPHIFERFYRVGNVRSRHTGGFGLGLAISQQIIQAHRGQITAKSLLGQGSTFEIQLL, encoded by the coding sequence ATGTTTGCATTCAATCGTAGCCGTCGGAACTTAACTTATTTATTTGCGTTGTCGATGGGAAGTATCTTAATCGTTTTTGCTGCTATAGCTTATTACTTGGGAGTGGAAAACCAACTTCAGGTTTTTGATGAAGAACTTTACTCAACCAGCAAAGCAATTGTAGCAAATACACAACGTCGTCTTGATGCAAAACGATGGCAGGTAAAGAAAGATGATGCTCCAATTTTGAGCGATGTACTACCTTTGAATGGCAAATTGCTATATGTCCGTTGGTACAATTCTCAGAAACAATTAGTTAAATATAATGGCGAGAAAATTCCCATAAAATTAAATTTTACTTCTGGGTTTCAGACTATTCAAATTAATCACAGCAGTAAAATCTGGTTGCGAGAGTTAACATTACCAGTTATCCAAAACAATCTAGTCATTGGCTACTTGCAAATTGCAGCACCTCTGACACCGTTGCGTGACAGCTTAAACCGAGCCAGGTTATTTTTAACAATAGGCGTACCAGTAACTTTAGGTTTAATTGGAATTACTGGTTGGTTTTTGGGCGGGCTGGCGATGCGACCGACTCGACGCGCTTACGAACAACTACAACGCTTTACCGCCGATGCTTCCCATGAGTTACGCGCCCCTGTGGCTGCGGTTTTAAGTAATGCACAAGTTGCATTAATGCCACCAGAAGATGAATTAGAGCAGCGTTTTCGCTTAGAAAATATCGAGGAGATTGCAAAATCAATGAGTACATTGATTAGCAATTTACTGTTTTTAGCCCGTCATGAAGGGCCTTTAGATATCACCGCACTCAAAAGCATTGACCTTGTAGAATTACTGCGATCGCTCTTGGAATCATACCAACCGCAAGCAGCCGCGCAAAATCTCAGTTTAGAATCTCATCTCCCCCAGCAACCGCTATACGTGAAAGCTGATGGCGAATTGCTCAAACAGGCTATAGTTAACTTACTCGCCAATGCTTTTAAATACACTCCAGATGGCGGGACAGTGAAGCTAAGACTTTTCTCGCGCAGTCATCGTGCTGTGATTCAAGTAGAAGATAACGGTATTGGCATTCCATCGGAAGATTTGCCTCATATATTTGAAAGATTTTACCGCGTGGGTAATGTGCGATCGCGCCACACAGGTGGCTTTGGCTTAGGGTTGGCGATTTCCCAGCAAATAATTCAAGCACATCGCGGACAAATCACTGCCAAAAGCTTACTTGGCCAAGGTTCAACCTTTGAAATTCAACTTCTGTAG
- a CDS encoding LuxR family transcriptional regulator: MAAGESQTPVSLSDRELQIIDLVAAGLTNQEIAGKLEISKRTVDNHISNILTKTQTENRVALVRWALQWGKVCLNDVNCCPLPNHID, encoded by the coding sequence ATGGCTGCTGGCGAGTCTCAGACCCCTGTTAGTCTGTCAGACAGAGAACTGCAAATTATCGACTTAGTGGCCGCTGGCTTAACTAACCAAGAGATTGCAGGAAAACTGGAAATTAGCAAACGTACAGTTGATAACCATATCAGCAATATTCTCACTAAAACCCAGACGGAAAACCGCGTGGCTCTTGTGCGCTGGGCTTTACAGTGGGGAAAAGTCTGTTTGAATGATGTCAATTGTTGTCCTCTGCCTAACCATATCGATTAG
- a CDS encoding glycoside hydrolase family protein has protein sequence MDNSIPVIDKRIPRWTSAYYPGWRQEYLHPENIDYSAVTAIIHFAVKPGTKQPSPLSDPAGLDFETNQITLDNSTALLKAARAAGTKVLFAIGGRDGKGEVYGATRNRFRAATSPENLEAFTTNLVKFLTNNNTGYGGEQYDGIDIDWQPVTEEDEEQYAAFINLLSQKLSAITPKPILTAAVKARPELFARLHKQFEQINIISYNLADNQLGSVTWHNAPIYNGGNKFPSTGELLPSADGLVKAFIDAGVPANKLAIGIDFEGKKWGGVFEPLQKWDKTQIPTLGAIPYFEIINRYYKKQVYHWDKTAQAAYLKINTLGSATDSFISYDDEASIQAKIDYVENNGLGGVIIWDLGAGWLPEAEIRDPLLQAVKNAAYPLAY, from the coding sequence ATGGACAACAGTATTCCAGTTATTGACAAACGTATTCCCCGATGGACTAGCGCTTATTACCCTGGTTGGAGACAAGAATATTTACATCCTGAAAATATTGATTACAGTGCTGTAACAGCTATTATTCATTTTGCTGTTAAGCCTGGTACTAAACAGCCTAGTCCGCTTTCAGATCCAGCAGGCTTGGACTTTGAGACTAATCAAATCACCCTAGATAACTCAACGGCGCTGCTAAAAGCAGCTCGTGCAGCCGGAACCAAAGTTCTGTTTGCGATCGGCGGAAGAGACGGTAAAGGAGAAGTTTACGGAGCGACACGCAATAGATTTAGAGCCGCTACCAGCCCAGAAAACCTGGAAGCTTTTACTACTAATCTTGTCAAATTTTTGACCAACAATAATACAGGCTATGGTGGCGAACAATACGATGGTATCGATATTGATTGGCAACCTGTCACAGAAGAGGATGAGGAGCAGTATGCAGCGTTCATCAATCTTCTGAGTCAGAAATTGAGCGCCATTACTCCCAAACCGATCTTAACTGCTGCTGTCAAAGCGCGACCAGAACTATTTGCCAGATTACACAAGCAATTTGAGCAAATCAATATCATCAGCTACAACTTAGCTGATAATCAACTCGGTTCGGTGACATGGCATAATGCACCCATTTATAACGGTGGTAACAAGTTTCCTAGCACTGGCGAACTGCTTCCTTCAGCTGATGGTCTGGTCAAAGCCTTTATTGATGCAGGCGTACCAGCTAATAAGTTAGCAATTGGCATTGATTTTGAAGGGAAAAAGTGGGGTGGTGTTTTTGAGCCGCTACAGAAATGGGATAAAACTCAGATACCTACATTAGGAGCAATTCCATACTTTGAAATCATCAATCGCTATTACAAAAAACAAGTTTACCACTGGGATAAAACGGCTCAAGCAGCCTATTTGAAGATTAATACACTGGGTTCGGCTACGGATAGTTTTATCTCTTACGATGATGAGGCATCTATTCAAGCAAAGATTGATTACGTAGAAAACAATGGCTTAGGAGGCGTGATTATTTGGGATTTAGGTGCTGGCTGGCTACCCGAAGCAGAGATTCGCGATCCTCTACTTCAGGCTGTGAAAAATGCTGCATATCCATTAGCTTACTGA
- a CDS encoding putative peptidase S1 and S6 chymotrypsin/Hap protein, with the protein MSANFSLKKSLVNASLVSVGAMSVLVGAHLMPTNPVLSQPTIAQLPSDSSVDANNNFIADAVAKTGSAVVRIDSTRTTSSRYSQSGTRVARGTGSGFIIRSNGIILTNAHVVSGADKVTVTLKDGRQLTGQVLGADRAADVAVVQIQANNLPTVSIGNSDSLKPGEWAIAIGNPLGLDNTVTVGIISGTERSSRAIGSRSREVSFIQTDAAINPGNSGGPLLNQNGQVIGINTAIIQGAQGIGFAIPINQAQQIATQLIAQAG; encoded by the coding sequence ATGTCTGCTAATTTTTCCTTGAAAAAATCTCTAGTTAATGCATCTTTAGTTTCTGTAGGTGCGATGTCAGTGCTTGTGGGAGCGCATTTGATGCCTACAAATCCAGTGCTGTCTCAACCAACAATTGCACAGTTACCTTCTGATTCTTCGGTAGATGCTAATAATAACTTTATTGCTGATGCCGTAGCAAAAACTGGTTCAGCCGTAGTTCGGATTGACTCCACGCGCACAACTTCTAGCCGATATTCACAATCTGGGACGCGGGTGGCACGGGGAACCGGTTCGGGGTTTATTATTAGGTCAAATGGGATTATTTTAACTAACGCTCACGTAGTTTCTGGCGCAGACAAAGTAACAGTAACATTGAAAGACGGTCGCCAACTCACAGGTCAAGTATTGGGAGCAGATCGGGCGGCTGATGTCGCTGTCGTTCAAATTCAAGCAAACAATTTACCCACAGTCAGCATTGGTAATTCCGATAGTTTAAAACCTGGGGAATGGGCGATCGCAATTGGTAATCCTCTCGGTTTAGATAATACCGTCACAGTTGGAATTATCAGCGGCACAGAACGTTCTAGCCGCGCGATCGGTTCGCGTAGTAGGGAAGTAAGTTTTATTCAGACAGACGCAGCAATTAACCCTGGTAACTCCGGCGGGCCGCTATTGAATCAAAACGGACAGGTGATTGGTATTAATACAGCAATTATTCAAGGTGCTCAAGGAATCGGATTTGCTATCCCCATCAACCAAGCACAACAAATTGCAACCCAATTGATTGCTCAGGCTGGTTAA